DNA from Drosophila gunungcola strain Sukarami chromosome 3L unlocalized genomic scaffold, Dgunungcola_SK_2 000014F, whole genome shotgun sequence:
TTCCGTTCTAGCCGTCATGTACTTTGCATTTGTCAGGTGAGATGTCGATCCACAAATCCACAAATCTATCTGTTGGCATACTAGGAGCTGTCTTAAAAGATCCCATGTCCTTTTGGAAAGCCCATTTGAATCATAAACTTCATTCCAAACCGAGTTTTTAAATGCTACATATGCCTGATTTTTCCACAGATAACTCAGTTAACATACCCGAAAACAACTCGAGGATTACACAAACCTATAATACTTAGAATATAGCATTGCTTTATGCCagcttattttttatttgacccCAAAGTACCTTGCCTTTGACAGGTGAGATTAGCGGTATAAAATCTGTTATTTCTATAGACCTGTGTATTAACCCTAGTAAAATCAGGTGAAAAAgattccaaaaatatattgcaatCACTGTATGACAGGCACTTggtttagttattttaaaatataagtcaGAAGAATCCATATTTATATGAATAAGataatattctttaaaggAAATGGGCTTAGCCTTAAATTATAGGCATATTCAGCTTATTGTGCTCAATTTGTTACCCTTATCagtattatataaaaaaaaacatatcatcgaatatattttacaaatacagaattaatttaatttttcttattagtGACAGTAAGTTTACATAagcgaatttaaaaaaagagcTTTTAACTTAATTGATACGATCCAGAAATCTGTTAAGTAATATTTACATAACGAGCGCCtacattttttcttcaatACATAGCCATAATTCTGCTCAAAATTAAAGCTTCCATCCtaacttattttaatcaaTCGAGGCCTTTTTTTCCCTTATCTCACAAGAACTTTAGAgcaaatcattatttttaatcaaaaatctGCACCACGTGCCGTCTTTTCACATAGAATAGTTGTTGCTTAGCGGGTTAAGCACTTAAAAATATCACACATACTTTGCCAAATGTGTCAACTCAGACATCCGAAGGttcaaaaaaccaaaacaatatatatGCGCTATTCTAGCCTACACCATATAAAAGTAGATTCGACCAAAATACAGACGTAATGTACTTGAAGCTCAATTCAGCGTGTCATTGACCCCTAAACCGCATCGAAAACGAACAATGCTGATAAGGAATACTATGACTGAAATAATATCGTCAATGGAATCCAAGATCATCAACATAGCAATGCAATATCGTTTCAGAAACGAGGCGAACGTGGATGAGAATCTCTGGGCCGGCCTCCTCTGCATTGTGTTCTTCTTTCTGATCATCTCGGTGATTGCATTTCCCAATGGACCCTTCACACGACCACATCCCGCCGTCTGGCGGATACTGTTCGGATGTTCTGTACTGTACCTGCTGACGCTACAATTCCTGATGTTCCAAAACTACCCGACCATCAGGAGCATATTCTACTGGATCGATCCGAAGTTAAAGAACTTCCACATCGACATGGAGAAGGTAAGGATATACTTGACAGTGGGTTAAAAAGGTTTGTTATAATGTTGcttcaaaagaaaatattacgTTTGACcttaagttaaatttgtttttaataaatattcaattaaaatattttagttccTGATAAGCCAAAGTTAAATAATAGATTCTTATTTtgtccaaattaattttattgatttcttaaaagtttaaagtttttgcaatattttaaaataaataaatttaaataaaggtaattaaaaaaataaaagtcctAATACAAGATACCAAATTAGCTTACAcacttgattttataaaaccttTTAGAATATTATATGCTTACcgatattttttcatatttctcAGGAATATGGCGTAAATTGCTCGGACATCAGTTGGGATCGCGTTAAAGGTCACTTGGACGTCTTCGCTTGGGGTCACTTCTTGGGTTGGGCCTTCAAGGCCATCCTGATCCGTCACATGGGCATTCTGTGGGCCATTTCGGTGATGTGGGAAATAACCGAGATCACGTTTGCTCATCTGCTGCCCAACTTCATCGAGTGCTGGTGGGATGCACTTATCTTAGATGTGATAGTCTGTAATGGACTGGGTATTTGGATGGGCCTTAAGATATGCCAGATCCTGGAGATGCGCGAATACAAGTGGGCCAGCATCAAGGATATATCGACCACAACGGGCAAAATCAAGCGTGCCATGCTGCAGTTCACGCCGGAAAGCTGGTCGGCCATCCGCTGGCTGGATCCCAAGTCCACGGCGATGAGATTCGCCGCCTGTCATCCAGCTGGTCATCTTCTGGCAGGTTACCGAGCTAAACACGTTCTTCTTGAAGCACATCTTCGAGATGCCGCCGGATCACTTTATTGTGATCGGTCGCCTCATATTCATTGGTCTATTTGTGGCGCCTTCGGTTAGGTAAGTTTGTTAAGTTTGCATTAAGTTTAAATCTCAAAAAGTCGGGAATGTTCTATCTTTGTTTATTATAgaatcatttttattatttataatgcaATGGCACTTTATCCTTTGCGGACTTTTCAAGTATTTGAATTGttatctaatttaaattttgtaactttCAGGCAATATTACGTATATGTCACCGATACGCGCTGCAAGAGAGTCGGCACCCAGTGTTGGGTTTACGGCGCCATCATGGTCTCCGAGGCCATTCTGTGTATCAAGAATGGCAAGGAGTTGTTTGAG
Protein-coding regions in this window:
- the LOC128260079 gene encoding LOW QUALITY PROTEIN: phosphatidylserine synthase (The sequence of the model RefSeq protein was modified relative to this genomic sequence to represent the inferred CDS: deleted 1 base in 1 codon) is translated as MKKRSNSRGTPTSSGDVVSSSAGDADLDHPAFSRSGAASAPATPTKRRDGSDGSGSSAGARRKRKEEIDQTFVIVNERPVDDISLDFFYKPHTITLLAVSVLAVMYFAFVRNEANVDENLWAGLLCIVFFFLIISVIAFPNGPFTRPHPAVWRILFGCSVLYLLTLQFLMFQNYPTIRSIFYWIDPKLKNFHIDMEKEYGVNCSDISWDRVKGHLDVFAWGHFLGWAFKAILIRHMGILWAISVMWEITEITFAHLLPNFIECWWDALILDVIVCNGLGIWMGLKICQILEMREYKWASIKDISTTTGKIKRAMLQFTPESWSAIRWLDPKSTAMRFAAVIQLVIFWQVTELNTFFLKHIFEMPPDHFIVIGRLIFIGLFVAPSVRQYYVYVTDTRCKRVGTQCWVYGAIMVSEAILCIKNGKELFERTQAINIVLWLTIQVIISVAFVYAAVYWQQRQLKKVSSTPTKSKERSPAISSSPSKGKLTPQKEKKVK